Within Vicia villosa cultivar HV-30 ecotype Madison, WI unplaced genomic scaffold, Vvil1.0 ctg.001659F_1_1, whole genome shotgun sequence, the genomic segment tatagcgcatacgctattaatggatacacattttataccaaagaacaggatgataaaagtactatgcaaaatagtggtgttaccttggtagctgaagcaatgcacatatcaagtgcgaatgacttaaatccgaaatttgcaaatttgtcatattttggggttatcgagcgcattttggtgtttgattacgcgaagtttcagattcctgtatttggttgcaagtgggttgaaaataatagtggcatacgaatggataaatcaggatttttgcaagtggatctcaatagggtagggtacaaagatgagcctttcattctagcctctcaagctaaacaagtgttctatgtcaatgatccgacaagtacgaaatggtctatagtgcttttatctaacaaaatagtagatgaaaacattgaagatcaaggtgatattggtgttggcattgaatcttgtacaagaaacgatcaaaatgagaatgaatcttgtactagaaatgatcataatgagggtatttggatcaatccaaccgtccgcgttgttaagagacgcgtagaacacaatcctaccaagaaaagaaagagacgttagtgataaaggtaatagtatacatattccgactaatttgttttattcaatttgtaccgattgttttaatcaatagtatagtacttattcaattttggtgcatattctcgttttgtacataacttttgaaccatgtatccgtttgttgacttctttacatgtaactatactattttgatgattccggagctgctcatgcacttatatgttcatttcgggactgtttttttatcggttttgcttctgaccgtaatcaaaagtcgggcttagagtctaaatttcggaaaaccgactttatttttgagtccgtggggacgttttaccatagccatgtaaatttcgttcaattccgacaactatattttttgacgcttattttgatttgtaccgatttcgtttccgatttacttgtacatgcatggtttgacttccattttacttgtatagattgttagcttattaatagtgtactaatgtgctttagtttgtttgatacaggttaaatggatccggatagagatgctccacctgaaaactcacaagaaagagatgctcaagaaagagatgccacggatacaaatgctccacttGATACTGaggcaaaagaagttgcacgaggcatcactatcatgaagggaatcgttcgacatagagaccaaggattagtataccgattggaatggaattctgataaacaagcaattggtcctaattctgcaaagttgacaagttatattggtacacttgttcgtatgcatattccggtctccgtagctaaatggaatctgaaaagcgaagacttggatgcgaaaaaaaaagcgatttgggacgagcttcaggtatatatcatatatggttaattgttgttattatcttgacgataaattgtttaaattacttatactaacacactatgagtatgtttttttgcagaggacttttgagataccagatgatcgtagacgctacatacttggtttggccggcaaaagatatagagggtggaaagcttttttgacaaacacttatcttaaggataaagatggaaactttcttgaagaggcaccgggacggccaaaaaagtatgagatcttcattggtgaagaagattgggctgagtttgtaaagcaaagagatgaagattttcggaaaaggagtgccaagaatagtgcgagagcatccaaacccgcatatccatacaaaaaagggcgtttgggatatgcacgcttggaggataaaattgtaagtaaatagaaatgcgttttaattaattgtctaaatgtgttttatttgacgattttatcatttgtgtcaatgcatagttagaggagactaaaagtgaggaaacctcacttcctgaacatgtgttgtggagggaagctcgtgtgggcaaggatcatgctgtcgatcccgaagttcagagagtttttactgaatgtgtaagtataatactgtgtctttaattaaatcaaatgttttttaatatataaatgattttttaatgtaaatgaattacaggagaccttgtcgcaatcggcatccaccggtgaggggagcgtacttagtagagcactagatgctcctgagtatcccggtcgggtgaggggtaagggtcatggtgtgactccaacctctttttacaagagtcctaggagaagaaatccttcaaatgaagaagtgttgcaaaagttggcggaattgcaagcacaagtctctgaattgcaaagagataaagaagcgtatatgagagaaaagtgcaacacttcatcggtgaaagaaactagtgataaggctagtatcaactatcaaaggaaatttcccgaggtaattataattttttttcttttaaattgttctattttattaatgataatgactttatatttactattggtttagggcatttcatcttgccaactatacttatcggaaccgaattatcgactagttggcaagggaaaagtgcacaacattttgggagatttacttcaccatagaccgttcccggatggacacctgaaagtatcggtggatgttgtagtagatcatgatgtgatgctaccggtacctgacatggtctcagagacgacattgctgcgagatgcaataggatcatttgttgcatggccctcagagctcattaccattagtgatgaggtatattgaaaacgattatgaatcatttagttttcaaatgtcaattctaaaccgtttattaattattttttacattttaattttagactgctcctataaaacccacagttaagggtaaagggattttacaggaggaggagtccgttgcatcactaaaagaggtacatttaaagtgttaataattaatctgaatctaaatctgcatgattttatattttacctaacttatatgatttttaggcatccgctcgggagtcacaacaagtgacgcagcaagttcgtaccgtaccacccactggtcctccgaagccagcgggaaaaaaaggcggtgcttttgtgcctcgataccggtcgacgctcgcaacaatggttgatatgtccgatttgaaggatggtgctttacgtgaaatcgttatggatgaaagtgtcttcggtattgaattcaagtcacttattacaattgatgacttggaggagatttttaagcatgatcaactaggcgtcactaacatgcactcatacatccggtaatattcactcatccgatatattatttaattagtcccacaatataatttatttacacatttcaatgaaaataatctaatgtttattatgtttttatttaaggttgttgtatgacagagtgttgcgcgggactccgttgtctaacagattccgtttcgtgtcttccgcccactgcagcggaatggcaattgcttcggaacgggaatcagttagacagcgattagtcgatagattcatgtccaccggcaatacagaatgtctgcatctttgggcgtataatacccgaccagtagggttagtttctcattctttgttcatctaatctctgtttcttttgtgtatagcaaaattttcatataacctattgtttttatttatagagcacactggttgctgcttgctatcaaccctataagggaagtcgtgtattatctgaattcggtaaatggtgaatggaccaattatccggccatgaaggacatcgttgatttgtaagtgggatcgttctaaatatatattcgtgtatatttatatatatatttacttatttgtgggattgatctaaacatatgcttttatatatttgttaattagatcaatacaagtgttccgaagtcaacgggacgcacaggtatcccgaactaaatctagcaacattacttggatccaagtgcaggtacattatttttcacaatgttgcttataatatatttatgctacttgataaaacaatgcacaactatagaatcttatttgtttttctatgtagtgtccgcaacagcgaaacagttacgattgcggatactttgtattgaggtttatgaaagaaatccttcaggcaaatcaattagagattccgctcacggtatgaatttataacttaagataatttcatataatttattacatttaactaaatgtatcattcatattttgtttttgttttgtagtaccttgacgaattccgtaccgctggatacccgaaacttaagttggaagaaataaaagaggatttgtgtcatttttatattaagcgctttttcatgtaggatttgtgtcgaattgaagtactataatattattgatgttgtaatgatgtatatatataattttggatattataatggtattatattagtatatatatatattgtcttactgatggctgaaataatatcgtcgaaaataaattacaggtcgaaaatattacaggctgaaaacatattacaggtcgaaaatattacaggtcgactgggaggattaaattacaggctgcacattaaaatacctcatttagctactaaagcgctttttaaaaagcgctcttaaaggcccacatactaaagcgcttctttttaaaagcgctgccaaagattaataaaaaagcaaaaaaaaataaaaaaaaagcaacatactaaagcgcttttgtaaaagcgctcttatagggggggctatcagagcgctttttctggaaaaagcgctcttaaagcccaccctataagagcgcttttacaaaagcgctttagtatgttgcgttttttttattttttattctcacaggggggcctatcacagcgcttttctggaaaaagcgctcttaaaggggggcctacaagagccctttttccagaaaagcgctcttaaaggggggcctacaagagcgttttttccagaaaagcgctcttatagggggggcctaccagagcgcttttaaaagcgctttcgtagcctatgccagcgctggctttggcagcgctttaaagcgctgttaaaggccaaaaaaagcgcttttaaaagccttgcgcgttgtagtgAGAACATTGTAGGAAAAGTGTAAGTTGGAAGAAATGAACGAGagtgttgttaaaaaaaattattatggcagaacatcaagaagatgagaaaatccgTCCCAATTGGATAGGCAAAGAATTTTTTGACGAACTTCTTGTCTATTGGGATACACCGGGATTTAAGGTTAAGTctaaaaatggaaagaaaatgagAGCATCTGAAAAAGGGGTTGCCTTAATGCAGTTAGAAGTATAAGTACTTACGAACATTCTCGACGCATGTTAGTTATTACCAATTTTTAAAgttatattttgatttattatatgtttttaattacagctaattttattatttaggctaagaaGTTAAGGAGACAACCACTAATGATCGAGCTGGTTAAATAGACTCAGACAAAAAAATCGGGTGGTTTTTTTTACGAACGTACACAAAAAGCtttcataaattatttaatttatgctgtttatatattttttatatttaatgacaACCTTATGACGTGATTTTCACATGGCAACTGAGAAGTTGTTGCATGATTTTCACATGGCAACTGAGATGCTGTGgcatgaaaatcacgtggcaactgattttcatttattatttaatttaatttaatttaatttaagttatatttaacttaatGTTTTTATTGTATGTGTAGGAGGATTATCCGACATTATTTTCTCTTAATAGTATTTCATTAAAGATATAGTTATTTTGGTATTAATTTGTTTCTtatattgaaaattttattaatttattttagctGTTATATGATACTTTATCTTAATTCTCTCTATCTTttcttattattactattatatcgACTTTAGATATTTTTTATCTTTAGTAATTCTTTATCTTTTTAAATCTATTTTTATATTCTTCGAAATGTTTCAAGAACTTCATTATTGTTTTCTCATTAAttgaaaacctaaaaaattaGCTCACTTTTTTCTTCAGTCTTAAATGTATGTTTACTATTAATACCAcacatttaatttaatataaatctCATTTAATTATCATATAGATTTTTTATTatgatttaataatataaatcaaatgtttaacaaaaatatattatgatattaaacataaatttaaaatcagttatattgttataaattaaagagaaataagataaaagagaagagaaagatagaATGATTCTGTATTATTTCATCAGTGTATATTTTACAACGAggttggtcctatttataggacaacatacagacaatgtaataaatacacaatattataaataaggaataagaTGCTTAGGAGACAATCATCCAATTATtgataacactcccccttggatgtttgttttggatatgcctcgttaaaacctttctagaaaaaacccagtgggaaaaaatctagtgaaggaaaaagagtacaatatccttttaaaataaatttatttctccccctcagctgaatgtttatttctccccctcagctgAACAATTATTTCTTCGACGATAAAGACTAATCCTTTTGCACTGAAAAGTCTTATATAGTGCTAAAAGTTTCTGCATGATTAGATGAACTTGTTGTTATTGTATGTTTCACCGATCTTCATGAAATAGTTGTACCACCATATGTAAATAAACAAATAACCTATTTGTGATCTACCATTATGCGGATCTAACAAGTAACTTGCATCTGCATAACCTGTTAATTCGAATTTGGATACTTTGGTATAAAATAGACCAATGTCTATTTTACCTCTAAGATAATGAAGCACATGTTTGATTTTGTTCGaatgtcttcgtgtaggtgaagaaATGTGTCTTGCTAATAGATTGATAGCAAGATAAATTAGTGCTTAAATTACACtaggatatggtacttcaggaccaattactttttcatcctcttctcgAGGTCTAATAAAATCATCTGCAAATCCCATGATCTAACATCATAGAGGTAGACAACATACGAGATTTGTCTATCATATAAGaatattttaacatttttctatatacGAGATTTTCTCATatagaaatattttaatttttttctatataaCCTTCTTGGTATAGAAAAGTTTCATTTTCTAAATGTTCATTTAGTAAGAACTTTTTCTTTCCCAAGTCTTTCATCTCAAATAATTTCCTTAAACAATTTGTAGCTTTTGGAATCACTTCAGGAGtttcaataatatttatgtcatcaacatagataaCTATTATTGGAAATTCTTTTCCTGGTCTATTTataaaatacaaggacaaatggaGTTAATTGTATATCACTCTCTAAGCAAATATTTACTAAAACGGTTATACCACATGTGTCCAAATTGCTTCAGCCCATAGAGAGATTTATTCATTTTATGGAGTAGTTTCTCGATATTCAAAATTATGTGTCTTTGATATATAAAACCCTTTAGGGAGTTttatgtaaatgtcactatcaaGTGATCTTCATAaataagatgttacaacatccatcatgtttatattaagcccttcatgtactACAAggctaataaaatatcaaaaaattaattgaatccactacaggtggatatgtttCATTAAAACCA encodes:
- the LOC131636195 gene encoding uncharacterized protein LOC131636195; amino-acid sequence: MVDMSDLKDGALREIVMDESVFGIEFKSLITIDDLEEIFKHDQLGVTNMHSYIRLLYDRVLRGTPLSNRFRFVSSAHCSGMAIASERESVRQRLVDRFMSTGNTECLHLWAYNTRPVGLVSHSLFI